A window of Apium graveolens cultivar Ventura chromosome 8, ASM990537v1, whole genome shotgun sequence contains these coding sequences:
- the LOC141677477 gene encoding uncharacterized protein LOC141677477 isoform X1 yields the protein MKHQMATRLLRRVGLRLLSNPSAYNSILHLPPPISPLPRPLNSNITWWGLKNYSHGSVNLVISEGNNQPRFETHKTDPPKKHRFLSKKRLKEKRKKEKQIRKSANKRDPRRLGVNGKKGRQRFANAEERIKFKLQKAKIKEALLLERLQRYEVPKFQGPLVQPHELTGEERFYMKKMAQKRSNYVPIGRRGVFGGVILNMHMHWKKHETVKVICKPCKPGQVQEYASDIARLSGGIPIHIIGDDAIIFYRGKDYVQPKVMSPIDTLSKKRALEKSKYEQSLETVRRFIAIAEKELELYYRHIALYGDPCNRDHNSTVDSPVRGIQRSQEIQTIKRGLPDSDFTGTSGAQCNFADSDLSENEDGYESGGVSLSEFDEDDGISSNEDDGIFSNEMNSCDEEYEDNTTDGGSLLVVKTTGKLMSKYIFLLMFTC from the exons ATGAAACATCAAATGGCTACTCGTCTGCTTCGTAGAGTTGGCTTACGTTTACTCTCGAACCCCTCTGCTTACAACTCTATTCTTCACCTCCCACCCCCAATTTCCCCCCTTCCCAGACCTCTAAACTCAAATATTACTTGGTGGGGTTTGAAGAATTACAGTCATGGCTCAGTTAATCTTGTGATATCGGAAGGAAATAACCAGCCCAGGTTTGAGACCCACAAAACTGACCCACCAAAGAAACACAGGTTTCTCAGCAAGAAAAGATTGAAAGAGAAGAGGAAAAAAGAGAAACAGATAAGAAAATCCGCAAATAAAAGGGACCCAAGAAGATTAGGTGTTAATGGGAAGAAAGGGAGGCAGAGGTTTGCTAATGCTGAAGAAAGAATTAAGTTTAAGCTCCAAAAG GCAAAAATTAAAGAAGCATTGCTGCTTGAAAGACTTCAGCGATATGAGGTTCCTAAATTTCAGGGACCTCTGGTGCAGCCACATGAACTGACTGGTGAAGAACGTTTCTACATGAAGAAGATGGCTCAGAAACGTTCGAATTATGTACCGATTGGGAGGAGAGgagtttttggaggtgttatcCTGAATATGCATATGCATTGGAAGAAACATGAAACTGTTAAAGTCATATGTAAGCCTTGTAAACCTGGCCAGGTGCAGGAGTATGCAAGTGATATAGCCAGACTGAGTGGCGGAATCCCTATTCATATAATTGGAGATGACGCGATAATTTTTTATCGTGGAAAGGATTATGTGCAACCAAAAGTTATGTCACCGATTGACACACTTTCTAAAAAAAGG GCACTGGAGAAGTCAAAGTATGAGCAATCACTGGAGACTGTCAGGCGCTTCATTGCCATTGCTGAGAAAGAACTTGAACTTTATTACCGACATATTGCCCTTTATGGTGATCCATGTAATCGGGATCATAACTCAACTGTTGACAGTCCAGTAAGAGGTATCCAGAGGTCTCAGGAAATTCAAACGATAAAAAGAGGTCTTCCGGATTCAGATTTTACTGGTACTTCAGGAGCACAATGTAATTTTGCGGACAGCGATTTATCAGAAAACGAGGACGGTTATGAAAGTGGAGGTGTATCTTTGAGTGAATTTGACGAGGATGATGGCATATCTAGCAATGAAGATGATGGAATATTTAGCAATGAAATGAATTCTTGTGATGAAGAATATGAAGATAACACTACTG ATGGAGGTTCACTGCTAGTTGTAAAGACAACGGGTAAGCTAATGtcaaaatatatttttcttttaatgTTTACGTGCTAG
- the LOC141677477 gene encoding uncharacterized protein LOC141677477 isoform X2, which produces MKHQMATRLLRRVGLRLLSNPSAYNSILHLPPPISPLPRPLNSNITWWGLKNYSHGSVNLVISEGNNQPRFETHKTDPPKKHRFLSKKRLKEKRKKEKQIRKSANKRDPRRLGVNGKKGRQRFANAEERIKFKLQKAKIKEALLLERLQRYEVPKFQGPLVQPHELTGEERFYMKKMAQKRSNYVPIGRRGVFGGVILNMHMHWKKHETVKVICKPCKPGQVQEYASDIARLSGGIPIHIIGDDAIIFYRGKDYVQPKVMSPIDTLSKKRALEKSKYEQSLETVRRFIAIAEKELELYYRHIALYGDPCNRDHNSTVDSPVRGIQRSQEIQTIKRGLPDSDFTGTSGAQCNFADSDLSENEDGYESGGVSLSEFDEDDGISSNEDDGIFSNEMNSCDEEYEDNTTGQISSCNHHNCDMRGC; this is translated from the exons ATGAAACATCAAATGGCTACTCGTCTGCTTCGTAGAGTTGGCTTACGTTTACTCTCGAACCCCTCTGCTTACAACTCTATTCTTCACCTCCCACCCCCAATTTCCCCCCTTCCCAGACCTCTAAACTCAAATATTACTTGGTGGGGTTTGAAGAATTACAGTCATGGCTCAGTTAATCTTGTGATATCGGAAGGAAATAACCAGCCCAGGTTTGAGACCCACAAAACTGACCCACCAAAGAAACACAGGTTTCTCAGCAAGAAAAGATTGAAAGAGAAGAGGAAAAAAGAGAAACAGATAAGAAAATCCGCAAATAAAAGGGACCCAAGAAGATTAGGTGTTAATGGGAAGAAAGGGAGGCAGAGGTTTGCTAATGCTGAAGAAAGAATTAAGTTTAAGCTCCAAAAG GCAAAAATTAAAGAAGCATTGCTGCTTGAAAGACTTCAGCGATATGAGGTTCCTAAATTTCAGGGACCTCTGGTGCAGCCACATGAACTGACTGGTGAAGAACGTTTCTACATGAAGAAGATGGCTCAGAAACGTTCGAATTATGTACCGATTGGGAGGAGAGgagtttttggaggtgttatcCTGAATATGCATATGCATTGGAAGAAACATGAAACTGTTAAAGTCATATGTAAGCCTTGTAAACCTGGCCAGGTGCAGGAGTATGCAAGTGATATAGCCAGACTGAGTGGCGGAATCCCTATTCATATAATTGGAGATGACGCGATAATTTTTTATCGTGGAAAGGATTATGTGCAACCAAAAGTTATGTCACCGATTGACACACTTTCTAAAAAAAGG GCACTGGAGAAGTCAAAGTATGAGCAATCACTGGAGACTGTCAGGCGCTTCATTGCCATTGCTGAGAAAGAACTTGAACTTTATTACCGACATATTGCCCTTTATGGTGATCCATGTAATCGGGATCATAACTCAACTGTTGACAGTCCAGTAAGAGGTATCCAGAGGTCTCAGGAAATTCAAACGATAAAAAGAGGTCTTCCGGATTCAGATTTTACTGGTACTTCAGGAGCACAATGTAATTTTGCGGACAGCGATTTATCAGAAAACGAGGACGGTTATGAAAGTGGAGGTGTATCTTTGAGTGAATTTGACGAGGATGATGGCATATCTAGCAATGAAGATGATGGAATATTTAGCAATGAAATGAATTCTTGTGATGAAGAATATGAAGATAACACTACTG GTCAAATTTCAAGTTGCAATCACCACAACTGTGACATGCGTGGTTGCTAG